The DNA sequence CCTCCTTCGCCATCAGCTGGCCGGAGGTGCCCGCGGAGCGGATGACCTGGGCGCCACGGCCCGGCTTCAGCTCCACGTTGTGGATGACCGTACCCACCGGGATGTTCTGCAGCGGAAGGCTGTTGCCCGGCCGGATGTCGGCGGTGGCGCCGGCGAACACGGTGTCGCCCACGCTCAGGCCCACGGGGGCCAGGATGTAGCGCTTCTCGCCGTCCGCGTAGTGCAGGAGGGCGATGTTGGCGGTGCGGTTCGGGTCGTACTCGACCGCGACGACCTTGGCCGGCACGCCATCCTTGTCCCGGCGCTTGAAGTCGATGGTGCGGTAACGACGCTTGTGCCCACCACCCTGGTGACGACGGGTGATGTGGCCGTGGACGTTGCGGCCACCGGAGCGCTTGAGCGGCTCGGTGAGAGACTTCTCCGGCGAGTCCTTGGTGATGTCCGCGAAGTCGGACACCGTCATCAGACGGCGGGCGGCGCTGGTCGGCTTGTACTTCTTGATGCCCATGGTGTGTTCCTCGTCTCAGGCTGATCTGTCGCCAGTGGCGTCAGACCGCCCCCCCTTCGAAGAGTTCGATCTTGTCACCTTCCTTGAGGGTGACGACCGCCTTCTTGAAGTTGGGGCGCTGGCCGATGCTCTTGCCCACCCGCTTCGTCTTGCCACGCACGATGTTGGTGCGAACACCCTCCACCGTGACCTTGAACAGGGACTGGACCGCGCGGGACACGTCGTGCTTCGTGGCCTTGCGGTCCACGATGAACGAGTACTGGCGGAACTTCTCCCGGGCCTTGTCCAGCTTCTCCGTGATGAGCGGGCCCTTGATGACGTCGTTCAGGTTCATGACAGGGACCCCTCGAGCGCCTTCGCGGCGGCGGAAGTCAGGACGAGGTGCGAGTGCTTGAGCACGGACTCGAGGTTGAAGCCCTCGGGCGGCAGCACGTCGAACTTCGCCAGGTTGCGCACGCTGCGGTGCAGGTTGGTGTTACCGCGCTCGTCGACGACCAGCGCGTTCTGGAGCTTCAGGCGCCGGGTGAGCACCTCGAAGGCCTGCTTCGACTTCGGGGCGTCCAGCTTGAAGCCGTCCAGGATGATGAGCTGCTTCTCCTTGGCGCGCAGGGACAGCACGGCGCGCAGGGCACCGCGGCGGACCTTGCGGGGCGGCCGGTAGAAGTAGTCACGGGCCTTGGGGGCCATCGCCTTGCCGCCGCCCACCCAGTGGGAAGCGCGGATCGAGCCCTGACGGGCGCGGCCGGTGCCCTTCTGCTTCCAGGGCTTCTTGCCGCCACCGCTGACGAGCGAGGTGTTCTTCACCCCGACCGTGCCGCGGCGCCGGTTGATCTGCTGCATCTTGGCCACTTCGTAGAACAGGTGATTGTTCTGCTCGGCAGCGAAGATCTCGTCGGAGAGCTCGATCTCCGACACCTTCTTCAAATCCAGGTCGACTACGTCAAACTTCGCCATGGCACTTTCCTCGGGGGTCAGAGTGAAACCACTCCGACGCCATCCCGCTTCCTAGGACTTGATCTCGACGTCAACGCCGGCAGACAGATCCAGCTTCATCAGCGCGTCCAGCGTCTGCTGGGTCGGCTCGAGGATATCGAGCAGGCGCTTGTGCGTGCGGATCTCAAACTGCTCGCGGCTCTTCTTGTCCACGTGCGGCGAACGCAACACGGTGAACTTGTTGATGCGCGTCGGCAGGGGGATCGGACCGGCCACCTTGGCGCCCGTGCGCTTGGCCGTCTCGACGATCTCCCCAGCACTCTGGTCCAGGAGCTTCGAGTCGTACGCCTTCAGCCGGATG is a window from the Corallococcus silvisoli genome containing:
- the rplB gene encoding 50S ribosomal protein L2 — translated: MGIKKYKPTSAARRLMTVSDFADITKDSPEKSLTEPLKRSGGRNVHGHITRRHQGGGHKRRYRTIDFKRRDKDGVPAKVVAVEYDPNRTANIALLHYADGEKRYILAPVGLSVGDTVFAGATADIRPGNSLPLQNIPVGTVIHNVELKPGRGAQVIRSAGTSGQLMAKEERYAQVRMPSGAVRKVLIECRATVGQVGNIEHEIIRIGKAGKSRWLGIRPTVRGLAMNPVDHPHGGGEGKSGQGNPHPVSPWGKKTKGLTTRTNKRTDKFIVSGRRQGARSQ
- a CDS encoding 50S ribosomal protein L23, translated to MNLNDVIKGPLITEKLDKAREKFRQYSFIVDRKATKHDVSRAVQSLFKVTVEGVRTNIVRGKTKRVGKSIGQRPNFKKAVVTLKEGDKIELFEGGAV
- the rplD gene encoding 50S ribosomal protein L4, encoding MAKFDVVDLDLKKVSEIELSDEIFAAEQNNHLFYEVAKMQQINRRRGTVGVKNTSLVSGGGKKPWKQKGTGRARQGSIRASHWVGGGKAMAPKARDYFYRPPRKVRRGALRAVLSLRAKEKQLIILDGFKLDAPKSKQAFEVLTRRLKLQNALVVDERGNTNLHRSVRNLAKFDVLPPEGFNLESVLKHSHLVLTSAAAKALEGSLS
- the rpsJ gene encoding 30S ribosomal protein S10; this translates as MATQKIRIRLKAYDSKLLDQSAGEIVETAKRTGAKVAGPIPLPTRINKFTVLRSPHVDKKSREQFEIRTHKRLLDILEPTQQTLDALMKLDLSAGVDVEIKS